The nucleotide window TTAACAGCGATTAAAAAAATTTTCATCAAATTTTCACTTATGTTTGAAAAAGTAGTAACAACTCGATTCTGTATATAAAAACTCTTGTTGTTACAAGCTATGCGCCACCAAAACAAACCCTTACTAAAAGCTCTACTTATTACAACACTTTTGTTGTCTGTGCAAAAAGTCGCTCTATCTCATGTCGGTCATGGGGACGAGTTTCAGGCAACCGGTGGAATTGAACGAGTACAAGTCAATGCCCAAACCGATTCTATGTTAGGTATTGTGGTTGAACCCATCGAGCAAGCCGCCCCCGATGGAGTAGGGGTAATGATTCCCTCTAGCGCAGTCGTAGACGCAAACGATAAGCAACTGGTGTTTGTGCAATATGAAAATTTTTATGAACCTGTAGAAGTGACGACTGGGGCAACTCAGGGCGACCTGATTCAAGTTACGAAAGAATTGTCAATTGGGGAAAAACTGGTTACTCAGGGAAGTTTGTCTCTGTATGCCGAATCTCGCAAAACTCAAACCTCAGAACCCTCCATTGTCAGTGAGCAGACTCCTAAAGATGAAGCTCATCAAAAAGCAGATGCTCAAGGGATACCTCATAGTCACGATGCCTCTGGTAATCTCGTCGAGAATAGTCAAAGCGAAACAACTCCAGAATCCAATAAATCCGGGATGGGAATTGTAGCCGCCGTTGGTGGAGGAGCAGCACTTTTAATAGGGGCGATCGCAATTATAGGGGGTCGTAAGAAAAAGAGAATCTTTTCTAACAAGAGATAAGGCTATGTATTAGTAATTTACTCCTGCCTGTTCTTAACAGACAAATTAAAAGCGTGTCAGCTTACTAATTTAAGATGCTTAACTCAATTCTCAATCAAATCCTTAAAAATTCCATTGCCCAACGTTGGCTGATTGTGGTTGGTGCAATTTTAGTGACGGTGTGGGGAGTGATTAGTGTTACCCAGATGCCTCTGGATGTGTTTCCAGAATTTGCTCCTCCCCAAGTTGATATTCAGACAGAAGCCCCTGGCCTCGCTCCAGAGGAAGTAGAAGCCCAAATCACTGTACCGGTTGAAAGTGCGGTCAATGGTTTACCCGGAGTAACGACAGTGCGATCGTCTTCTAAAGTTGGGCTGTCTATGGTACAAGTAGTCTTTAACCAAGATGCCGATATTTATAAAGCTAGGCAATCGGTTACAGAACGATTACAACAGATTACTAATCAATTGCCCCAAGTCGCTCATCCTCCCGAAATTTCCCCTCTGGTATCCCCATTAGGCACGATTTTACAATATGCCTTCACCGTTAACGGGCAAGGGCAAACCTCTGTGATGGATTTACGCCGCTTGGTAGAAGTCACCCTAAGTAATCAGATTCTCTCTGTGCCGGGAGTTTCCCAAGTTACGATTTATGGAGGAGATGAACGACAGGAACAGGTATTAGTCGATCCGGAAAAATTGCGATCGCTGGGAGTTTCCCTCACAGAAGTTAGGGATGCTGCTAGGGGTGCAAATTCTAATGCTCCGGGTGGTTTTTTGATTCGTGGAGGTCAAGAATTGCTCATTCGGGGCATCGGCCAGGTGAAATCCGTTGAAGATTTACAGCAATCAGTGATTAAAGTGCAAGGTGGCAAACCCATCTTGCTCAAAGACGTAGCAGAAGTAAAAACCGCATCAGCCTTAAAGCGGGGGGATGCCAGCTTTAACGGTCAACCGGCGGTGGTGTTGATGATTAACAAACAGCCGGATGTAGATACTCCCACCGTGACGAAAAAGGTTGAGGCCGTTATAGACTCTTTACAGCCCACATTTCCCACCGATGTACAAATAAATCGCACTTTCCGCCAGTCCAATTTTATTGATTCTGCGATTCGCAATGTCAGTGGTTCTCTCATTCAAGGCATTATCATTGTTTCGGTGATCATGCTACTATTTTTGATGAATTGGCGCACGGCGGCGATTACCTTGAGCGCGATTCCCCTGTCCCTGTTGATTGGGCTAATGTTCATGAAAGCCTTTGGCTTGGGCATCAATACCATGACTCTAGGGGGGTTAGTGGTTGCTATCGGTTCAGTGGTGGATGACTCAATTGTGGATATGGAAAACTGTTACCGAGGACTCCGCACCAATCAAGCCCAGGGCAACCCTAAACACCCGTTTCAAGTGGTGTATGATACCTCGGTAGAAGTGCGTTTAGCGGTCATTTTCTCTACGGTAATTATTATTGTCGTATTTGCGCCGATTTTTAGTTTAACGGGGGTAGAAGGACGGATTTTTGCCCCGATGGGTTTAGCTTATTTGCTGTCAATTGCAGCCTCTACCCTAGTGGCCATGACCCTTTCTCCGGCTCTGTGTGCAATTTTGTTGGCTAATCAAACCCTACCCCAAGAAGGGACTTTCATTTCTCGATTAGCCGAACGCTTGTATCGTCCCCTGCTTAAATTCTCCCTAAAAGCACCCCATATCATTCTCGGATTAGCTCTTGCTTCATTAGTCGCTACTTTAGCTATTGTTCCCTCTTTGGGACGGGTGTTTTTGCCCGAATTTCAGGAAAAATCAATGGTTAACTCGATGGTGCTGTTTCCGGGTGTGTCCCTCGATATGACCAATAGAGCAGGGATGGCTCTTTATAATTCCCTTAAGGATAATCCCCTCTATGAATGGGTGCAGGTACGAGCCGGACGCACTCCGGGGGATGCAGACGGTGCTGGAGTTAGCATGGCTCACGTGGATGTAGAGTTAAGCGATCTTGCTCTTAAAGATAGGGAAAACAGTGTAAAACAATTGCGTGAAGAGTTCCTCAAGTTGCCCGGTGTAGCGCCTAATATTGGCGGATTTATTTCCCACCGGATGGATGAAGTGTTATCCGGGGTTAGAAGTGCGATCGCGGTGAAAATCTTTGGCCCTGATTTGGCGGAACTCCGTAAAATAGGGGAACAGGTACGGGATGCTATCGAACCAATTGAGGGAGTTGTAGATTTACAGCT belongs to Gloeothece citriformis PCC 7424 and includes:
- a CDS encoding cobalt transporter; amino-acid sequence: MRHQNKPLLKALLITTLLLSVQKVALSHVGHGDEFQATGGIERVQVNAQTDSMLGIVVEPIEQAAPDGVGVMIPSSAVVDANDKQLVFVQYENFYEPVEVTTGATQGDLIQVTKELSIGEKLVTQGSLSLYAESRKTQTSEPSIVSEQTPKDEAHQKADAQGIPHSHDASGNLVENSQSETTPESNKSGMGIVAAVGGGAALLIGAIAIIGGRKKKRIFSNKR
- a CDS encoding CusA/CzcA family heavy metal efflux RND transporter; amino-acid sequence: MLNSILNQILKNSIAQRWLIVVGAILVTVWGVISVTQMPLDVFPEFAPPQVDIQTEAPGLAPEEVEAQITVPVESAVNGLPGVTTVRSSSKVGLSMVQVVFNQDADIYKARQSVTERLQQITNQLPQVAHPPEISPLVSPLGTILQYAFTVNGQGQTSVMDLRRLVEVTLSNQILSVPGVSQVTIYGGDERQEQVLVDPEKLRSLGVSLTEVRDAARGANSNAPGGFLIRGGQELLIRGIGQVKSVEDLQQSVIKVQGGKPILLKDVAEVKTASALKRGDASFNGQPAVVLMINKQPDVDTPTVTKKVEAVIDSLQPTFPTDVQINRTFRQSNFIDSAIRNVSGSLIQGIIIVSVIMLLFLMNWRTAAITLSAIPLSLLIGLMFMKAFGLGINTMTLGGLVVAIGSVVDDSIVDMENCYRGLRTNQAQGNPKHPFQVVYDTSVEVRLAVIFSTVIIIVVFAPIFSLTGVEGRIFAPMGLAYLLSIAASTLVAMTLSPALCAILLANQTLPQEGTFISRLAERLYRPLLKFSLKAPHIILGLALASLVATLAIVPSLGRVFLPEFQEKSMVNSMVLFPGVSLDMTNRAGMALYNSLKDNPLYEWVQVRAGRTPGDADGAGVSMAHVDVELSDLALKDRENSVKQLREEFLKLPGVAPNIGGFISHRMDEVLSGVRSAIAVKIFGPDLAELRKIGEQVRDAIEPIEGVVDLQLEPQLPIRQVQIHYDRTAAANYGLSMAAISELVETALNGQIVSQVPENQQLINITVGLQEKSRNNLDAIRSIPISTPTGQMIPLGTVAKVDYGMGANVVNREDVSRLIVVSANVAERDLGSVVGDIQAAIREKVHLPKGYFIQYGGQFEAEQNATNNLLIYSILAAIIIAILMFFSVKSLPATIAIMLNLPLALVGGVVSIALTGGVISIASLIGFITLFGVAVRNGLLLVDNYNSKFAQGMRLKDTIFKGSLERVNAILMTALTSALGMLPLAIASGAGNEILQPLAIVVLGGLITSTALTLLVIPALYAKFGKWLIPKQKATTVEINSSVKTQTKTPVGYF